One Sphingomonas sp. LHG3406-1 genomic window carries:
- the miaA gene encoding tRNA (adenosine(37)-N6)-dimethylallyltransferase MiaA produces MNKGAPPLCVIAGPTASGKSALAVALAQRTNGVIVNADSAQVYADLRILTARPSDAEMVGIEHRLFGHRDGASACSAADWAADARAVIAEVHGRGQLPILVGGTGLYLRTLLDGIADVPTVCNDVRAQVRAASVGDNHRRLGMLDPEAAARLHPNDTQRVARALEVVLSTGVPLRRWQDAPAGGIRNDVALIGALLLGDDALAGERIDRRFLAMIEDGALREVAALIARKLDPALPVMRAIGVPELAGFLEGQSSRDQAIAAGQLATRQYAKRQRTWFRNQRLGDLQPVSLAGGDLASALPPLLDAAKEAGCSTTSISIPAL; encoded by the coding sequence ATGAACAAGGGCGCTCCTCCTCTGTGCGTCATCGCAGGACCGACCGCGAGCGGCAAGTCGGCGCTTGCCGTTGCGCTGGCACAACGCACGAACGGCGTGATCGTCAACGCCGACAGTGCGCAGGTCTATGCCGATCTTCGCATCCTCACCGCTCGTCCGAGCGACGCGGAGATGGTGGGGATCGAGCATCGCCTCTTCGGGCACCGCGACGGGGCGAGCGCCTGCAGCGCGGCGGACTGGGCAGCGGACGCCAGGGCGGTCATCGCCGAGGTTCACGGCCGAGGACAGCTTCCGATCCTGGTCGGCGGCACGGGCCTCTATCTGCGGACCCTGCTCGACGGGATCGCCGACGTGCCGACGGTGTGCAACGATGTCCGCGCGCAAGTTCGCGCGGCGAGTGTCGGCGACAATCATCGGCGGCTCGGCATGCTCGATCCTGAAGCCGCGGCCCGGCTCCACCCGAACGACACTCAGCGCGTCGCCCGTGCGCTCGAGGTCGTGCTGTCGACCGGCGTTCCGCTGAGACGGTGGCAGGACGCACCCGCTGGCGGCATCAGGAACGACGTCGCACTGATCGGAGCGCTCCTGCTCGGCGACGACGCCCTCGCCGGCGAGCGGATCGACCGGCGCTTCCTCGCCATGATCGAGGACGGCGCATTGCGGGAGGTCGCAGCGCTGATCGCCCGCAAGCTCGACCCGGCCCTTCCCGTCATGCGCGCGATCGGGGTGCCGGAGCTTGCCGGCTTCCTCGAGGGGCAATCATCACGTGATCAGGCGATCGCGGCCGGGCAGCTCGCCACCCGCCAATATGCCAAGCGCCAGCGCACCTGGTTCCGCAACCAGCGCCTCGGTGATCTCCAGCCGGTGAGCCTTGCGGGCGGGGATCTCGCCTCCGCCTTGCCGCCGCTCCTCGACGCCGCCAAGGAAGCGGGATGCTCCACGACCTCGATCTCGATCCCGGCCCTCTGA
- the serB gene encoding phosphoserine phosphatase SerB, with amino-acid sequence MFIATLIAAGRLRDDDLARASEIAGGGELRWIDAGDAADLLLGPVDDWRDLRDRLEAGLPGVDVIVQPAEEREKRLFVADMDSTMVGQECIDELADFAGKKAEIAAVTERAMQGELDFAEALHHRVAALNGLGVGCIERCRTERVTPNAGARTLVRTMRARGAKTLLVTGGFHDFADPLASELGFVEVRANYLESIFGHLTGRVAGEIVDAAAKARALIELREELKLPKAAVLAVGDGANDAPMIEEAGLGVAYRGKPKLDAVADARLRNNDLTALLWAQGIPKAEWLED; translated from the coding sequence TTGTTCATTGCCACACTGATAGCAGCAGGACGGCTGAGAGACGACGATCTTGCCCGCGCAAGTGAGATCGCGGGCGGCGGCGAGCTACGGTGGATTGATGCCGGCGATGCAGCCGACCTTCTCCTTGGTCCGGTGGACGACTGGCGGGACCTTCGCGACCGCCTTGAGGCAGGACTGCCCGGCGTCGACGTCATCGTCCAGCCCGCCGAAGAGCGCGAGAAGCGCCTGTTCGTTGCCGACATGGATTCGACCATGGTCGGCCAGGAATGTATCGACGAATTGGCCGACTTCGCCGGCAAGAAGGCGGAGATTGCCGCTGTTACGGAGCGCGCCATGCAGGGTGAGCTCGACTTTGCCGAAGCGCTGCATCACCGCGTCGCGGCGCTCAACGGGTTGGGCGTCGGCTGCATCGAGCGCTGCCGGACCGAGCGGGTGACTCCCAATGCCGGCGCCAGGACGCTGGTCCGCACCATGCGCGCCCGTGGCGCCAAGACCTTGCTCGTCACCGGCGGCTTCCACGACTTCGCCGATCCGCTGGCGTCTGAATTAGGTTTCGTTGAGGTCCGCGCCAATTACCTCGAGAGCATCTTCGGTCATCTGACGGGACGGGTGGCCGGCGAGATCGTCGATGCGGCCGCCAAGGCACGCGCGCTGATCGAGCTACGCGAAGAGCTGAAGCTCCCGAAGGCGGCCGTGCTGGCGGTCGGAGATGGGGCCAACGACGCGCCGATGATCGAGGAAGCGGGCCTCGGCGTTGCCTATCGCGGCAAGCCAAAGCTCGACGCCGTGGCCGACGCGCGCCTTCGCAACAATGACCTCACAGCCCTGTTGTGGGCGCAGGGTATTCCGAAGGCGGAGTGGCTCGAGGATTGA
- a CDS encoding SPOR domain-containing protein codes for MRFFGLLALAAIAAAPAAAQNVRAGIDAWAAGKPEQAVAIWKPLAARGQADAAYNLGQAYKLGRGVPADLVTAQRYYEQAARAGHLEAKTSLGLLLFQNGNRSGAMRWLREAADAGEPRAMLVFGTALFNGDGVPEDRVRAYAMVSRAAAQGLAPAQATLSEMDQIIPLEERRKGVILAQQMVASASPAPPKVAEAVRQPSKSKAASSLPRPVPTPAVAPSLMTPTSKASAGAFRIQLGAFRDRAAAQKLYASLSPRLGGAGINLVPSGTMTRLQVGPYATRAAASAACAALKPQPCFPVPAR; via the coding sequence CAGAACGTGCGCGCGGGCATCGATGCCTGGGCGGCCGGCAAGCCCGAACAGGCGGTCGCCATCTGGAAGCCGCTCGCTGCGCGCGGCCAGGCGGATGCCGCTTATAACCTCGGGCAGGCCTACAAGCTCGGGCGCGGCGTGCCGGCCGACCTCGTCACGGCCCAGCGCTATTACGAGCAGGCGGCGCGGGCCGGCCATCTGGAAGCCAAGACCAGCCTTGGCCTGCTTCTCTTCCAGAACGGCAATCGAAGCGGGGCGATGCGCTGGCTGCGCGAGGCGGCCGACGCAGGCGAACCGCGCGCCATGCTGGTGTTCGGCACCGCCCTCTTCAACGGTGACGGCGTGCCGGAGGATCGCGTGCGTGCCTATGCCATGGTCAGCCGGGCCGCGGCGCAGGGCCTCGCCCCGGCGCAGGCGACCTTGAGCGAGATGGACCAGATCATCCCTCTGGAGGAACGCAGGAAGGGCGTCATCCTTGCCCAGCAGATGGTGGCGAGTGCCTCCCCTGCCCCGCCCAAGGTGGCGGAGGCGGTCAGGCAGCCTTCGAAGTCAAAGGCCGCTTCATCATTGCCCAGGCCGGTACCCACTCCCGCCGTCGCGCCGAGCTTGATGACTCCCACGTCCAAGGCCAGCGCGGGCGCCTTCCGAATCCAGCTCGGCGCCTTTCGCGACCGAGCGGCCGCACAGAAGCTCTACGCCAGTCTTTCGCCCCGGCTCGGCGGCGCGGGCATCAACCTGGTGCCGTCGGGAACGATGACGAGGCTGCAGGTCGGCCCCTATGCCACCCGCGCCGCCGCCTCTGCGGCTTGTGCGGCGCTGAAGCCGCAGCCCTGCTTCCCGGTGCCGGCGCGCTGA